The Miscanthus floridulus cultivar M001 chromosome 17, ASM1932011v1, whole genome shotgun sequence genome has a window encoding:
- the LOC136518336 gene encoding subtilisin-like protease 1 — protein sequence MGRFTILPLAYALVLVATACPVLGYVPHGAAPQSTGAAGRHANARTYIVLVEPPPAHTHEDDEAAHRRWHESFLQSSGGGVRPGRVRHSYTSVLSGFAARLTDDELAVLSRKPGFVRAFPERRVPLMTTHTPGFLGLTPDGGVWNATGYGEGTIIGFLDTGIDEKHPSFRDDGMPPPPPRWKGACQPPVRCNNKLIGAASFVVDNTTTDDVGHGTHTTGTAAGRFVEGVSAFGLGAGGTAAGTAPGAHMAVYKVCDAQGCFESDLLAGMDAAVKDGVDVLSVSLGGVSTPLDKDPIAIGAFAAVSKGVLVVCAGGNSGPLPSTLSNEAPWILTVAAGSVDRSFRASVRLGDGEMFEGESLTQDKHFSSKVYPLYYSNGMNFCDYFNVNITGMVVVCDTETPVPPMSSIEAVREAGGAGVVFINEPDFGYTIVLEKYYNLPMSQVTAVDGTKIMGYAMKGASTTNHTVTIVFNSTVVGVKPAPIVAAFSSRGPSVASPGVLKPDVMAPGLNILAAWPSEVPVGGPESNSFNVVSGTSMATPHITGIVALVKKAHPDWSPAAIKSAIMTTSSTIDNDGNQIMDEEHRKASFYSLGAGHVVPAKAVDPGLVYDLGVRDYAGYICRLLGEAAVKTIAGNTSLTCTEVEPITGAQLNYPAILVPLRAEAFAVNRTVTNVGPAQSNYSAKIEAPKGLTVKVEPAELEFTKVNERKTFTVTVSAASSEQELAEGALSWLSHDHDHVVRSPIVADSSLTLS from the coding sequence ATGGGTCGCTTCACGATTTTGCCCCTTGCATACGCCCTTGTCTTGGTCGCCACGGCGTGCCCCGTGCTGGGCTATGTCCCTCACGGCGCGGCGCCGCAGAGCACCGGCGCCGCCGGGCGTCACGCCAACGCCCGAACTTACATCGTCCTGGTCGAGCCTCCGCCTGCGCACACCCATGAAGACGACGAGGCCGCGCACCGCCGGTGGCACGAGTCGTTCCTGCAGAGCTCCGGCGGCGGTGTCCGCCCGGGCCGCGTTCGCCACTCGTACACGAGCGTGCTCTCCGGCTTCGCTGCTAGGTTGACCGACGACGAGCTCGCGGTCTTGTCCCGGAAGCCAGGGTTCGTGCGGGCGTTCCCGGAACGCAGGGTGCCGCTCATGACGACGCACACACCGGGGTTCCTCGGGCTGACTCCCGACGGCGGCGTCTGGAACGCGACCGGCTACGGCGAGGGCACGATCATTGGGTTTCTGGACACCGGGATCGACGAGAAGCACCCTTCGTTCCGCGACGACggcatgccgccgccgccccccagGTGGAAGGGCGCCTGCCAGCCTCCTGTTCGGTGCAACAACAAGCTCATCGGCGCGGCGTCGTTCGTCGTGGACAACACCACCACCGACGACGTCGGGCACGGCACGCACACTACCGGCACGGCGGCCGGCCGGTTCGTGGAAGGAGTCTCGGCCTTCGGCCTTGGCGCTGGCGGCACGGCTGCCGGGACGGCACCCGGCGCGCACATGGCCGTGTACAAGGTCTGCGACGCCCAAGGGTGCTTCGAGTCCGACTTGCTGGCCGGGATGGACGCAGCCGTGAAGGACGGGGTCGACGTCCTCTCGGTGTCCCTCGGCGGCGTCTCCACGCCGTTGGACAAGGACCCCATCGCCATCGGCGCGTTCGCAGCGGTGTCCAAGGGCGTCCTCGTCGTGTGCGCCGGCGGCAACAGTGGCCCTTTGCCCTCCACGCTGTCCAACGAAGCGCCGTGGATATTGACCGTGGCGGCCGGGTCTGTGGACCGGAGCTTCCGTGCCAGCGTGCGGCTCGGCGACGGCGAGATGTTCGAAGGCGAGTCACTAACTCAGGACAAGCACTTCAGCTCCAAGGTGTATCCGCTGTACTACTCAAACGGCATGAACTTCTGCGACTACTTCAACGTCAACATCACCGGCATGGTGGTTGTGTGCGACACCGAGACACCGGTGCCACCGATGAGCTCGATCGAGGCAGTCCGCGAGGCTGGCGGCGCCGGCGTCGTGTTCATCAATGAACCGGACTTCGGATACACCATCGTCTTGGAGAAATACTACAACCTCCCCATGTCGCAGGTGACCGCGGTCGACGGCACCAAGATAATGGGCTACGCCATGAAGGGTGCGTCCACGACCAACCATACGGTAACCATCGTGTTCAACAGCACAGTCGTTGGCGTGAAGCCGGCGCCGATCGTGGCGGCCTTCTCGTCGCGCGGCCCCAGCGTTGCCAGCCCCGGCGTGCTGAAGCCCGACGTGATGGCGCCGGGGCTCAACATCCTCGCCGCGTGGCCGTCGGAGGTGCCCGTCGGGGGCCCCGAGTCGAACAGCTTCAACGTCGTCTCCGGCACGTCCATGGCGACGCCGCACATCACCGGCATCGTGGCACTCGTCAAGAAGGCGCACCCGGACTGGTCGCCCGCCGCGATTAAGTCCGCCATCATGACCACGTCCAGCACCATCGACAACGACGGTAACCAGATCATGGACGAGGAGCACCGGAAGGCGAGCTTCTACTCCCTCGGCGCCGGCCACGTTGTCCCGGCGAAGGCCGTAGACCCCGGCCTGGTGTACGACCTCGGCGTCCGCGACTACGCTGGCTACATCTGCAGGCTTCTCGGCGAGGCGGCCGTGAAAACAATAGCCGGAAACACCAGCTTGACTTGCACTGAGGTCGAGCCTATCACCGGGGCGCAGCTGAACTACCCGGCGATACTGGTGCCGCTGCGAGCTGAGGCGTTCGCCGTGAACCGGACGGTGACGAACGTCGGGCCGGCGCAATCAAACTACAGCGCCAAGATCGAAGCGCCGAAAGGCCTGACGGTCAAGGTGGAGCCGGCGGAGCTGGAGTTCACCAAGGTAAATGAGAGGAAGACGTTCACGGTCACGGTGAGCGCAGCCAGCAGCGAGCAGGAGCTCGCCGAGGGGGCCCTGAGCTGGTTGTCCCATGACCATGATCACGTCGTGAGGAGCCCAATCGTGGCCGACTCCAGCCTTACCCTGAGTTGA
- the LOC136514765 gene encoding PHD finger protein ALFIN-LIKE 1-like isoform X1: protein MDSPPPLLASSPRSALPDHPQHGQATGSPPPALLTSAPCSPLPAEPLLHGQATGAPMETHPPAPAAAAFCPPSYTAEWIFRDFACRRAALFRALTSDEKALSRKCNQGTETLYLYGNSDGSWEVRPQKLFMPLGQPEPTTLGIKLVRGNMKRTKWLRHIAMHCDAWLIRISSFLGANLETRSSRQRLSDRMNSLQTVLETLIASDTYRRICSLEKMNEDEDEGCGTEPTICASCGSGYHANGFWICCDVCDRWFHGKCVKITAAQAERIEHYECPECCSDKKGHGYNVDPMLSVLYKRY, encoded by the exons ATGGACTCTCCGCCGCCCCTGCTCGCGAGCTCTCCACGCTCGGCGCTACCAGACCATCCTCAGCACGGCCAGGCCACGGGTTCTCCTCCTCCGGCCCTGCTCACCAGCGCTCCATGCTCGCCGCTACCAGCCGAGCCGCTCCTGCACGGCCAGGCCACGGGAGCGCCCATGGAGACGCATCCCCCtgcgcccgcggcggcggcgttctGCCCGCCGTCGTACACCGCGGAGTGGATCTTCAGGGACTTCGCCTGCCGCCGCGCCGCCTTGTTCCGCGCCCTCACCTCAG ATGAGAAGGCGTTGTCTCGTAAGTGCAACCAAG GTACAGAGACCCTGTATCTGTATGGCAATAGTGATGGGAGTTGGGAGGTGCGGCCGCAGAAGTTGTTCATGCCGCTGGGGCAGCCTGAGCCAACAACGCTCGGCATCAAACTAGTGAGGGGCAACATGAAACGCACAAAATGGCTCAGACACATCGCCATGCACTGTGACGCATGGCTCATTCGTATCTCCTCATTCCTTGGTGCCAATTTGGAGACTAGATCAAG CAGGCAGCGTTTATCTGATCGGATGAACAGCCTGCAAACTGTTCTTGAAACACTCATTGCTAGTGACACGTATCGCCGCATATGCAGTCTAGAAAAAATG aatgaggatgaggatgaaggCTGTGGTACTGAGCCAACCATCTGTGCAAGCTGTGGCAGTGGCTACCATGCGAACGGGTTCTGGATTTGTTGTGATGTGTGTGACCGTTGGTTTCATGGTAAATGTGTGAAGATAACAGCGGCTCAAGCAGAGCGAATAGAGCACTATGAATGCCCTGAGTGCTGCTCCGACAAGAAAGGGCATGGTTACAATGTGGACCCAATGCTTTCTGTTCTGTATAAGCGATACTAG
- the LOC136514765 gene encoding PHD finger protein ALFIN-LIKE 3-like isoform X2, with amino-acid sequence MDSPPPLLASSPRSALPDHPQHGQATGSPPPALLTSAPCSPLPAEPLLHGQATGAPMETHPPAPAAAAFCPPSYTAEWIFRDFACRRAALFRALTSDEKALSRKCNQGTETLYLYGNSDGSWEVRPQKLFMPLGQPEPTTLGIKLVRGNMKRTKWLRHIAMHCDAWLIRISSFLGANLETRSRQRLSDRMNSLQTVLETLIASDTYRRICSLEKMNEDEDEGCGTEPTICASCGSGYHANGFWICCDVCDRWFHGKCVKITAAQAERIEHYECPECCSDKKGHGYNVDPMLSVLYKRY; translated from the exons ATGGACTCTCCGCCGCCCCTGCTCGCGAGCTCTCCACGCTCGGCGCTACCAGACCATCCTCAGCACGGCCAGGCCACGGGTTCTCCTCCTCCGGCCCTGCTCACCAGCGCTCCATGCTCGCCGCTACCAGCCGAGCCGCTCCTGCACGGCCAGGCCACGGGAGCGCCCATGGAGACGCATCCCCCtgcgcccgcggcggcggcgttctGCCCGCCGTCGTACACCGCGGAGTGGATCTTCAGGGACTTCGCCTGCCGCCGCGCCGCCTTGTTCCGCGCCCTCACCTCAG ATGAGAAGGCGTTGTCTCGTAAGTGCAACCAAG GTACAGAGACCCTGTATCTGTATGGCAATAGTGATGGGAGTTGGGAGGTGCGGCCGCAGAAGTTGTTCATGCCGCTGGGGCAGCCTGAGCCAACAACGCTCGGCATCAAACTAGTGAGGGGCAACATGAAACGCACAAAATGGCTCAGACACATCGCCATGCACTGTGACGCATGGCTCATTCGTATCTCCTCATTCCTTGGTGCCAATTTGGAGACTAGATCAAG GCAGCGTTTATCTGATCGGATGAACAGCCTGCAAACTGTTCTTGAAACACTCATTGCTAGTGACACGTATCGCCGCATATGCAGTCTAGAAAAAATG aatgaggatgaggatgaaggCTGTGGTACTGAGCCAACCATCTGTGCAAGCTGTGGCAGTGGCTACCATGCGAACGGGTTCTGGATTTGTTGTGATGTGTGTGACCGTTGGTTTCATGGTAAATGTGTGAAGATAACAGCGGCTCAAGCAGAGCGAATAGAGCACTATGAATGCCCTGAGTGCTGCTCCGACAAGAAAGGGCATGGTTACAATGTGGACCCAATGCTTTCTGTTCTGTATAAGCGATACTAG